One Streptomyces umbrinus genomic window, GGCATGGTTCTCGACTGCGTCCCGGTCATTCCGCCGGACCTTCGCCCGATGGTGCAGCTGGACGGTGGCCGCTTCGCGACCTCCGACCTGAACGACCTGTACCGCCGTGTGATCAACCGGAACAACCGTCTGAAGCGGCTTCTCGACCTCGGCGCGCCCGAGATCATCGTGAACAACGAGAAGCGCATGCTCCAGGAGGCCGTGGACGCCCTCTTCGACAACGGTCGTCGTGGTCGCCCGGTCACCGGTCCCGGTAACCGTCCGCTGAAGTCCCTGAGCGACATGCTCAAGGGCAAGCAGGGTCGTTTCCGTCAGAACCTGCTCGGCAAGCGTGTGGACTACTCCGCGCGTTCCGTGATCGTCGTCGGTCCGCAGCTGAAGCTCCACCAGTGCGGTCTGCCGAAGGCCATGGCGCTGGAGCTCTTCAAGCCGTTCGTGATGAAGCGCCTGGTCGACCTGAACCACGCGCAGAACATCAAGAGCGCCAAGCGGATGGTCGAGCGCGGCCGCACGGTCGTGTACGACGTCCTGGAAGAGGTCATCGCCGAGCACCCGGTTCTGCTGAACCGTGCGCCGACGCTGCACCGCCTCGGCATCCAGGCCTTCGAGCCGCAGCTGGTCGAGGGCAAGGCCATCCAGATCCACCCGCTCGTCTGCACCGCGTTCAACGCGGACTTCGACGGTGACCAGATGGCCGTGCACCTGCCGCTCTCCGCGGAGGCGCAGGCCGAGGCCCGCATCCTGATGCTGTCCTCGAACAACATCCTCAAGCCCGCGGACGGCCGTCCGGTGACGATGCCGACCCAGGACATGGTCCTCGGTCTGTTCTTCCTCACCACCGACGGCGAGCTGCGGGACGTCAAGGGCGAGGGCCGGTCCTTCGGCTCCGCGGCCGAGGCGATCATGGCGTTCGACGCCGGCGACCTCTCGCTGCAGTCGCGCGTGGACATCCGCTTCCCGGTGGGCACCATCCCGCCGCGCGGCTGGACCCCGCCGGCTCAGGAGGAGGGCGACCCGGAGTGGCAGCAGGGTGACACCTTCCGCCTGAACACCACGCTGGGCCGCGCGCTCTTCAACGAGCTGCTGCCCGAGGACTACCCGTTCGTCGACTACGAGGTCGGCAAGAAGCAGCTCTCCGAGATCGTCAACGACCTCGCCGAGCGCTACCCCAAGGTCATCGTGGCGGCGACGCTCGACAACCTGAAGGCGGCCGGCTTCTACTGGGCGACCCGTTCCGGCGTCACCGTGGCCATCTCCGACATCGTCGTTCCCGACGCGAAGCGCGCGATCGTCAAGGGCTACGAGGACCAGGACGAGAAGGTCCAGAAGCAGTACGAGCGTGGTCTGATCACCAAGGACGAGCGCACGCAGGAGCTCATCGCGATCTGGACCAAGGCGACCAACGAGGTCGCCGAGGCGATGAACGCGAACTTCCCGAAGACCAACCCGGTCTCGATGATGGTGAACTCCGGTGCTCGCGGAAACATGATGCAGATGCGTCAGATCGCGGGTATGCGTGGTCTGGTGTCGAACGCCAAGAACGAGACGATCCCGCGTCCCATCAAGGCGTCCTTCCGTGAGGGCCTGTCCGTGCTGGAGTACTTCATCTCCACGCACGGTGCCCGTAAGGGTCTTGCGGACACCGCCCTGCGTACCGCCGACTCGGGTTACCTCACCCGTCGTCTGGTCGACGTGTCGCAGGACGTGATCATCCGCGAGGAGGACTGCGGCACCGACCGCGGTCTGCGTCTGGCGATCGCCGAGCGGGGCGCCGACGGCGTCCTGCGCAAGACGGAGAACGTCGAGACCAGCGTGTACGCACGTGCGCTGGCCGAGGACATCACCGTCGACGGCAAGGTGCTGGCCCCGGCCAACACCGACCTGGGCGACGTCCTCATCGACGAGCTCGTCAAGTACGGCATCGAGGAGGTCAAGACCCGTTCGGTCCTGACCTGTGAGTCCGCCGTCGGTACCTGCGCCATGTGCTACGGCCGTTCGCTGGCCACCGGCAAGCTGGTCGACATCGGTGAGGCGGTCGGCATCATCGCCGCCCAGTCCATCGGTGAGCCCGGCACGCAGCTGACGATGCGTACCTTCCACACCGGCGGTGTGGCCGGTGACGACATCACCCAGGGTCTGCCCCGTGTCGTCGAGCTCTTCGAGGCTCGTACGCCGAAGGGTGTCGCCCCGATCTCCGAGGCCTCCGGCCGCGTGCGGATCGAGGAGACCGAGAAGACCAAGAAGCTCGTCGTCACCCCCGACGACGGCAGCGACGAGACGGCGTTCCCGATCTCGAAGCGTGCCCGTCTGCTGGTGGGCGAGGGCGACCACGTCGAGGTGGGCCAGAAGCTCACCGTGGGTGCCACCAACCCGCACGACGTGCTGCGCATCCTCGGTCAGCGGGCCGTCCAGGTCCACCTGGTCGGCGAAGTCCAGCGGGTCTACAACTCGCAGGGCGTGTCGATCCACGACAAGCACATCGAGATCATCATCCGGCAGATGCTCCGCCGTGTGACGATCATCGAGTCGGGTGACGCGGAGCTGCTGCCCGGCGAGCTCGTCGAGCGGTCGAAGTTCGAGACCGAGAACCGTCGTGTGGTCCAGGAAGGCGGCCACCCGGCCTCCGGCCGTCCGCAGCTGATGGGTATCACCAAGGCGTCGCTGGCCACCGAGTCGTGGCTGTCGGCGGCGTCCTTCCAGGAGACGACCAGGGTTCTGACGGACGCGGCGATCAACGCCAAGTCCGACTCCCTGATCGGCCTCAAGGAGAACGTCATCATCGGTAAGCTCATCCCGGCCGGTACGGGCCTGTCCCGCTACCGCAACATCCGGGTCGAGCCGACCGAGGAGGCCAAGGCCGCGATGTACTCGGCCGTCGGCTACGACGACATCGACTACTCGCCGTTCGGCACGGGCTCCGGCCAGGCCGTTCCGCTGGAGGACTACGACTACGGTCCGTACAACCAGTAAGCGGGTTGCTTGAGTTGAAGGGCGGTCACCTTTCGGGGTGGCCGCCCTTCGGCTTTTCCCGTGACGGGAACCTATGCCGGAAATGCCGCGTTGGAGCATGATGGAAGCCCAGTCTTTCGGGGGGAGGTGCTCCCGTGTCGTACCCGTCGTGGCAGCCCGGGGAGGGGCCGAAGGATCCGCAGGCCCGGCAGCGGCCGGGTGGTGTGCCGTCCTGGCGTGGGCAGGGTGGTCAGCCGCCCGTCTGGTACGGGCAGGGCGGTCCGCCGCAGCCCGGGCACGCGGACGGCAGCCATTCGATGCTCGCCTCGCACGCGGACCGGGAGCGGGCCGTCGACGTGCTCAGAGCCGGCTTCGGCGAGGGGCGCATGGAGCAGGCCGAGTTCGAGAAGCGGGTGGCGAGGGCCTACGCGGCCCGTACGGTGGGCGAGCTGGCCCTTCTGGTGGCCGACCTGCCCCAGGGGCCCGTACCGCTGCCGGCGGCCGTAGGAGCCGTGCCACGGACGTTCCTGCCCCTTCCCGTGCCGAAGACGAACGAGAAGGCGATCGGGTCGGCGATCTGCGGTGGGCTGTGCCTGGTAACCGTCGGGCTCACCGGTCTTCCCGCGGTGATTCTCGGCCATTCCGCACGCTCGGAGATCCGGCGCACGGGCGAGGGCGGTGACGGTCTCGCGCTCACCGGACTCGTCATCGGATGGCTGGCCACGGCCAGCTGGACACTTGTGGTGACGCTGCTGCTCATCGCCGCGCTGACGACCGGATGAAGATCACGGACGGCGTGGCGGCTTGGCATGGCCCACTCAGTGATGTTAGTGCGGCCCATTTGTTTTGACCGCAGCGTATGAGGTAGGTACGCTCAGACCTTGTGCCTGGGGTGTGCCCTGGCTCCCGTGCGTGCCTTCAAACCGCAAGGGGAGTCGTAAGCGGCCACCGTAAATCTGCGCCCTTCTCGCTTCACGGCGAGAGTCCGCAGGATTCGACACACCCGACCGCGTGGGTCGGCGATGTTCCAGGTTAGCTTCACCATTCGGCACACAGAAACCGGAGAAGTAGTGCCTACGATCCAGCAGCTGGTCCGGAAGGGCCGGCAGGACAAGGTCGAGAAGAACAAGACGCCCGCACTCGAGGGTTCGCCCCAGCGTCGCGGCGTCTGCACGCGTGTGTTCACGACCACCCCGAAGAAGCCGAACTCGGCCCTGCGTAAGGTCGCGCGTGTGCGTCTGACCAGCGGGATCGAAGTCACCGCTTACATTCCGGGTGAGGGACACAACCTGCAGGAGCACTCCATCGTGCTCGTGCGTGGTGGCCGTGTGAAGGACCTGCCGGGTGTTCGCTACAAGATCATCCGAGGTTCCCTGGACACCCAGGGTGTCAAGAACCGCAAGCAGGCCCGCAGCCGCTACGGCGCCAAGAAGGAGAAGTAGAAATGCCTCGTAAGGGCCCCGCCCCGAAGCGCCCGGTCATCATCGACCCGGTCTACGGTTCTCCTCTTGTCACGTCGCTCATCAACAAGGTGCTGCTGAACGGCAAGCGCTCCACCGCCGAGCGCATCGTCTACGGCGCCATGGAGGGCCTGCGCGAGAAGACCGGCAACGACCCGGTCATCACGCTCAAGCGCGCTCTTGAGAACATCAAGCCGACCCTCGAGGTCAAGTCCCGCCGTGTCGGTGGCGCCACCTACCAGGTGCCGGTCGAGGTCAAGCCCGGCCGCGCGAGCACCCTGGCGCTGCGCTGGCTGGTCGGTTACTCCCGCGCCCGTCGCGAGAAGACCATGACCGAGCGTCTGCTCAACGAGCTTCTCGACGCCTCCAACGGCCTCGGTGCCGCTGTGAAGAAGCGCGAGGACACCCACAAGATGGCCGAGTCCAACAAGGCCTTCGCGCACTACCGCTGGTAGTCGCTACCCCCATCGAGACCGAGAGAAGACCGAAGCCTTATGGCTACCACTTCACTTGACCTGGCCAGGGTCCGCAACATCGGGATCATGGCCCACATCGACGCGGGTAAGACGACCACCACCGAGCGGATCCTCTTCTACACCGGCGTCAGCTACAAGATCGGTGAAGTCCACGACGGCGCTGCCACCATGGACTGGATGGAGCAGGAGCAGGAGCGTGGCATCACGATCACCTCTGCTGCTACCACTTGTCATTGGCCGCTTGAGGACAACGACTACACGATCAACATCATCGACACCCCGGGTCACGTCGACTTCACGGTCGAGGTGGAGCGTTCGCTCCGCGTCCTCGACGGTGCCGTCACCGTGTTCGACGGCGTCGCGGGTGTCGAGCCGCAGTCCGAGACGGTGTGGCGTCAGGCCGACCGTTACGGCGTGCCGCGCATCTGCTTCGTGAACAAGCTCGACCGGACCGGCGCGGAGTTCCACCGCTGCGTCGACATGATCAGCGGCCGCCTCGGCGCGCAGCCGATCGTCATGCAGCTCCCGATCGGTGCCGAGGCCGACTTCAAGGGCGTCGTCGACCTGGTCACGATGAAGGCTCTCGTGTGGTCCGCCGAGGCGGAGAAGGGCGAGATGTACGACGTCGTCGACATCCCGGCCACCCACACCGAGGCTGCCGAGGAGTACCGCGGCAAGCTCGTCGAGACGGTCGCCGAGAACGACGACGAGATCATGGAGCTGTACCTGGAGGGCAAGGAGCCTTCCGTGGAGCAGCTGTACGCCGCGATCCGCCGCATCACCATCGCGTCCGGCAAGTCCGAAGGCACCACGGTCACTCCGGTGTTCTGTGGCACCGCGTTCAAGAACAAGGGCGTTCAGCCCCTGCTCGACGCGGTCGTGCGCTACCTGCCGACCCCGCTTGACGTCGAGGCCATCGAGGGCCACGACGTGAAGGACCCCGAGGTCGTCATCCAGCGCAAGCCGTCCGTGGACGAGCCGCTGTCCGCCCTCGCGTTCAAGATCATGAGCGACCCGCACCTGGGCAAGCTCACCTTCGTCCGGGTCTACTCGGGCCGCCTGGTGTCCGGCACTGCGGTGCTGAACTCCGTCAAGGGCAAGAAGGAGCGCATCGGCAAGATCTACCGCATGCACGCGAACAAGCGTGAGGAGATCGAGGCGGTGGGCGCCGGCGACATCGTCGCCGTGATGGGCCTGAAGCAGACCACCACCGGTGAGACGCTCAGTGACGACAAGCACCCGGTCATCCTGGAGTCCATGGACTTCCCGGCGCCGGTCATCCAGGTCGCCATCGAGCCCAAGTCCAAGGGTGACCAGGAGAAGCTGGGTGTAGCCATCCAGCGTCTCGCGGAGGAGGACCCCTCCTTCCAGGTTCACTCGGACGAGGAGACCGGCCAGACCATCATCGGCGGTATGGGCGAGCTGCACCTCGAGGTGCTGGTCGACCGTATGCGCCGTGAGTTCAAGGTCGAGGCCAACGTCGGTAAGCCGCAGGTCGCGTACCGTGAGACGATCCGCAAGGCCGTCGAGCGCGTGGACTACACCCACAAGAAGCAGACCGGTGGTACGGGTCAGTTCGCCAAGGTGCAGATCGCGATCGAGCCGATCGTGGACGGCGACGCCTCGTACGAGTTCGTGAACAAGGTCACCGGTGGCCGTATCCCGCGGGAGTACATCCCGTCGGTGGACGCCGGTGCGCAGGAGGCCATGCAGTTCGGCATCCTCGCCGGTTACGAGATGACGGGCGTCCGCGTCACGCTTCTCGACGGTGCCTACCACGAGGTCGACTCCTCCGAGCTGGCGTTCAAGATCGCCGGTTCGCAGGCCTTCAAGGAGGCCGCCCGCAAGGCCAGCCCCGTGCTGCTCGAGCCGATGATGGCCGTCGAGGTCACCACGCCCGAGGACTACATGGGTGACGTCATCGGCGACATCAACTCCCGCCGTGGCCAGATCCAGGCCATGGAGGAGCGTGCCGGTGCCCGCGTCGTGAAGGGCCTCGTGCCCCTCTCGGAGATGTTCGGCTACGTCGGCGACCTCCGCAGCAAGACCTCGGGTCGCGCAAGCTACTCGATGCAGTTCGACTCCTACGCCGAGGTTCCCCGGAACGTCGCCGAGGAGATCATCGCGAAGGCCAAGGGCGAGTAACGCACACCGTTTGCACGCTTTAGGCTTGACACCGACCGACGGGATTCATCCGGAAACGGAAATCCCGGCGGGCGGCATCCCAGCAAAGATCACCCTGGCGCCGATGAGTAAGGCGTACCAGAACCACTCCACAGGAGGACCCAGTGGCGAAGGCGAAGTTCGAGCGGACTAAGCCGCACGTCAACATCGGCACCATCGGTCACATCGACCACGGTAAGACGACCCTCACGGCCGCCATTACCAAGGTGCTGCATGACGCGTACCCGGACCTGAACGAGGCCTCGGCCTTCGACCAGATCGACAAGGCTCCTGAGGAGCGCCAGCGCGGTATCACCATCTCCATCGCGCACGTCGAGTACCAGACGGAGACGCGTCACTACGCCCACGTCGACTGCCCCGGTCACGCGGACTACATCAAGAACATGATCACGGGTGCGGCGCAGATGGACGGCGCCATCCTCGTTGTCGCCGCGACGGACGGCCCGATGCCGCAGACCAAGGAGCACGTGCTCCTGGCCCGCCAGGTCGGCGTTCCGTACATCGTTGTCGCGCTGAACAAGGCCGACATGGTGGACGACGAGGAGATCCTGGAGCTCGTCGAGCTCGAGGTCCGTGAGCTGCTCTCCGAGTACGAGTTCCCGGGCGACGACCTTCCGGTCGTCAAGGTCTCGGCGCTCAAGGCCCTTGAGGGCGACAAGGAGTGGGGCCAGTCCGTCCTCGACCTGATGAAGGCCGTCGACGAGTCGATCCCGCAGCCCGAGCGTGACGTCGACAAGCCGTTCCTCATGCCGATCGAGGACGTCTTCACGATCACCGGTCGTGGCACCGTCGTCACCGGTCGTATCGAGCGTGGTGTCCTCAAGGTCAACGAGACCGTCGACATCGTCGGCATCAAGACCGAGAAGACCACCACCACGGTCACGGGCATCGAGATGTTCCGCAAGCTGCTCGACGAGGGCCAGGCCGGTGAGAACGTCGGTCTGCTGCTTCGTGGCATCAAGCGCGAGGACGTCGAGCGCGGCCAGGTCATCATCAAGCCCGGCTCGGTCACCCCGCACACGGAGTTCGAGGCCCAGGCGTACATCCTGTCCAAGGACGAGGGTGGCCGTCACACGCCGTTCTTCAACAACTACCGTCCCCAGTTCTACTTCCGCACGACGGACGTGACTGGTGTGGTGACCCTCCCCGAGGGCACCGAGATGGTCATGCCGGGCGACAACACTGAGATGACCGTTGAGCTCATCCAGCCCGTCGCCATGGAGGAGGGCCTGAAGTTCGCCATCCGTGAGGGTGGCCGGACCGTGGGCGCCGGCCAGGTCACCAAGATCAACAAGTAAGCCTCGCTTACCTGTTGGGCTTGAACGCCTGGTAGCTCCAGCATCGCTGAGCTCCTTGAAGGGGCCCGCACGACTTCGGTCGTGCGGGCCCCTTTGCTTTCCCGGCAGGCCCGCCGGGGCCATCCCGTCGGGGCCGTCCTGTAACGCATTCGGCTGCCTGTTCCAAGTAGAAGTGACAGCAGGACGGACAACGGGAGGTTCACACCTTGGCATCCGACAGCAAAAGCCGGGGCGGTCCACCGGGAGAGCTGTACGACCCGGCCGCCTTCGAGGTCTTCTATCGCCGCCATGTCGACACCGTCACCCGCTTCATGGCCCGGCGGGTCACCGACCCGCACACCGTCGCCGATCTCACCGCCGAGACCTTCCTCGCGGTGATCGACTCCGCCCGTGCCTACCGCCCCGACCTCGGGAGCGAGACCGCCTGGCTGTACGGCATCGCACGCAACGTGGTGGCCGCGGAAGCCCGAAGGAGCGCGCGTCAGAACGTGCTCGGCGGCCGTATCGCCGCCCACCGGCTGCTGGAAGGCGACGACATCGACCGGCTGGAGGAGAAGCTCGACGCCGAGAAGGCCGGGCGTCGCGCGCTGGCCGCCCTGGACAGTCTCCCCGACGGCGAGCGTGCGGTGATCGAACTCGTCGCCGTCGACCAGCTGAGCGTCACCGAGGCCGCCGTGGCGCTGGGCATACGCAAGGTCACCGCCCGGGTGCGGCTGCACCGGGCGCGCAGGTCGCTGCGCTCGGCGGCGGCCGGAGCCGACGGGCAGCAGGCAGCACTCACGTATGCGGGGGGAGAGGCATGAGCACCAGGACGACGAAGACCTTCGAGGACCGGCTGCTGAACGAACTCCAGCGGGAGATCGCTCTCAGGGCCGAGGACCCGCCGGTTCCGGAGCCGGTGATCCGCCGCACGATCACCACTCGCCGGGCGCTGGTCGCCCTCGCGGCGTGTGTCGCCGCGGTGGGGGGCGTGGTGGCACTGCCGGCGTCGACGGGCGGGGCGCAGGCGTACGCCGTAGAGCGGCACGAGGACGGCAGTGTCACGGTCAGCATGGAGGAGATCCTGCTGAGCGAGGGCGACAAGGAGGAACTGACCGAGCGGCTCCGGGCCGAGGGCATCACCGTGAGCGTGGACAAGCCCAGGAGCGGCTATGTCTGTGCGCAACCTCGTGGCGAGATGTACCCGCCCCGCTGGGTCGTGGCCTCGGGCGACGTGGTGGTTGAGCACGAGTTCACACTGCGTTCCGGTGACTCCCTGGTCTTCGAGCAGCCTGAACCGGTGAAGGGCCGGATCAGCCCTGCGGGAAGCATGTACGCGGTCAAGGGGGCGGTGGAGCCCTGCGAGGAGGTGCCCTGGGACGGGCAGCGGGCATTCGACGAGTCCCTGGAATCGAAGTAGGACCGAGGGGCCCGCACGACCTACGGCGTCGGTCGTGCGGGCCCCTTTGCTGTAACGAAAGTATTCGGCGCCGACGACCCATTCCCCTCAGGGGCCCCTCCCTCCACCATTTGTCATGCCGCTGAGCAAATTCGGGATGACATGTTCGAGGGGTGAGGTATGTCTGGGCGCGTCAGCCGTAGAACGGTTATCGGGGCGGGGGTGGCAGCGGGGATCGGGGCGGGGGCCGGGTCGGTCGCGCTGTCGGGTGCCGCGTGGGCGGTGGATGGGAGATTGCCGTCTGCGGATCCGGCGTCTACGGATCCGGGCGCGTACATCTCCTTCTCGCCGGAGGGCGGGGCCCTTTCGCTGGTGGGCACGCCGGTCGTGGTCAGTGATGACGACCATCCCGGAGTCGTACGGGTGGCAGGGGATCTGCGGGACGACATCGAGCGGGTCACGGGGGTGCGGCCGGGTTCGGCGGTGGCGCGGGAGGTCGTGCTCGTCGGGACGATCGGGCGCAGTCCGCTGATCGACGGGCTGGTCGCGGCCGGGAAGCTCGACGTCCGCGGGATCCGGGGCAAGTGGGAGACCTCGCTGCAGACCGTGGTCGAGCGGCCGATGCCAGGGGTGGAGCGAGCCTTCGTCGTCGCGGGCAGCGATCCGCGCGGCACGATCTTCGGGGCGTACGACGTCTCGTACGGGATCGGGGTCTCGCCCTGGTACTGGTGGGACGACGTGCGGCCGGTGCGGCGGAGCGAGGTGTATGTGCTGCCGGGGCGGTACAGCCAGGGCACGCCGGTGGTGAAGTACCGCGGGGTCTTCATCAACGACGAGAACCCGGCGCTGGGGACGTGGGCGCCCGCGTACTTCGGGCCGGGGAAGGCGCCCGGCCATCCCGGCGGCTTCAACGCGGACTTCTACGCCAAGGTCTTCGAGGTGCTGCTGCGGCTGAAGGCGAACTATCTGTGGCCGGCGGTGTGGGGGCGGGCGTTCGCCGAGGACGACCCTGAGAATCACGCGAGGGCGAAGGCGTACGGGATTGTCATGGGCACGTCTCATGAGGCGCCGATGATGCGGGGTATCGAGGAGTGGAACCGGCATGCGGTGCCGGCCGTGCGTGACAGCGCGGGGAACATCGTGACGCCGGGTCGGGATCCCTACGGCGGCACCGGGGAGTGGTCGTTCCGGCGCAACTCCGAGGCGGTCAAGGCGTATTGGCGCGAGGGTGTGCGGCGCATGGCCGACCAGGACTTCGAGGGTGTCGTCACGCTGGGGATGCGCGGGAACGGTGACACGAGTCTGCCCGACGGTGATGGTATCGAGCTGATGCGGGAGATCATCGCGACGCAGCGGTCGATCATCGAGGACGTCACCGGGCGCCCGGCCGCCGAGACCCCGCAGGTGTGGACGCTCTACAAGGAGGTCCAGCGGTACTGGGACCGCGGGCTCCGGGCGCCGGACGACGTGACCGTCGTGCTGACCGACGACAACTGGGGCAACATCCGCAAGCATCCGGATCCGGCGGAGGCGGTTCGGGGCGGCGGGTACGGGCTGTATTACCACTTCGACTACGTCGGCGTCGGCCGCAACTACAAGTGGGTGGACTCCACTTCGCTGCCGAACGTGTGGGACCAGCTCCACCAGGCGGTCGAGTACGGGAACCGGGAGTTGTGGGTCACCAACGTCGGTGATGTGAAGGGGAACGAGCTGCCGACCGAGTTCTTTCTCGACTACGCCTGGAATCCCGGGCGTTGGCCGCTGGAGAGGCTGGGGGAGTGGGAGCGGAGGTATGCGCGGCAGAACTTCGGTGAGGGGTCTGCTTCCGAGATCGCGTCGGTGCTGGAGAGGTATGCGCAGCTCCAGTCGCGGCGGAAGCCGGAGCTGTTGAACCGCCGGATCACGCTGGTGGACGGGAAGGTCGTGTACGACGACCGGCAGACGCCCTTCTACTTCGGTCACCGTGAGCTGGAGCGGGTGACGGAGGAGTGGCGGCGGCTGGGGAAGGATGCGGAGCGGATCGGCCGACGGCTGCCGGTCGCGGACCAGGACGCGTGGTTCGAGCTCGTCGGGTACGCGGTGGAGGCGACGGCCAACCTGTACGGGCTGCGGGAAGCGGAGTTCACCAATCTGCTGTACGCGCGTCAGGGGCGGGCCGCGA contains:
- a CDS encoding glycosyl hydrolase 115 family protein, whose amino-acid sequence is MSGRVSRRTVIGAGVAAGIGAGAGSVALSGAAWAVDGRLPSADPASTDPGAYISFSPEGGALSLVGTPVVVSDDDHPGVVRVAGDLRDDIERVTGVRPGSAVAREVVLVGTIGRSPLIDGLVAAGKLDVRGIRGKWETSLQTVVERPMPGVERAFVVAGSDPRGTIFGAYDVSYGIGVSPWYWWDDVRPVRRSEVYVLPGRYSQGTPVVKYRGVFINDENPALGTWAPAYFGPGKAPGHPGGFNADFYAKVFEVLLRLKANYLWPAVWGRAFAEDDPENHARAKAYGIVMGTSHEAPMMRGIEEWNRHAVPAVRDSAGNIVTPGRDPYGGTGEWSFRRNSEAVKAYWREGVRRMADQDFEGVVTLGMRGNGDTSLPDGDGIELMREIIATQRSIIEDVTGRPAAETPQVWTLYKEVQRYWDRGLRAPDDVTVVLTDDNWGNIRKHPDPAEAVRGGGYGLYYHFDYVGVGRNYKWVDSTSLPNVWDQLHQAVEYGNRELWVTNVGDVKGNELPTEFFLDYAWNPGRWPLERLGEWERRYARQNFGEGSASEIASVLERYAQLQSRRKPELLNRRITLVDGKVVYDDRQTPFYFGHRELERVTEEWRRLGKDAERIGRRLPVADQDAWFELVGYAVEATANLYGLREAEFTNLLYARQGRAATNDLAAEAEAGLARDFALAERFNSRVAGGKWRGFQTQPHIGYGDVERYGPNAPWQQPERDNVALPDEIFPAVRRVEVPVGAEMGVAVDGAESGEWWPGEDGESPGAAVLPVFSPYQTRPDQYVEVFNRGRTAFDYRITPSVPWIRVDRPRGRVEKQVRAVLTVDWARAPRGRTEASVTVEGAGAMVTVGVVAEQPSARGVSGARGLRGFVEAGGYVAVDAEHFARSVGTWRRIDGIGRTGAGMTPWPVTAPRRTPGGSSPRLEYEVSLLSAGEVTVWAYLSPRNPALPTGGLRYGISFDGDAPQVVDIHAATGADDGLMDIEWARNTSDNANRTSTRHTIGAAGMHRLKFWMVDPTVVVQRLVIDTGGLTPTYLGPLESYRVR